In Sphingobacterium thalpophilum, a genomic segment contains:
- a CDS encoding NAD+ synthase, translated as MKIALAQLNYHIGNFEANTKKIISAIQQAKEATADLIIFAELAIGGYPAKDLLRSKAFKRQCDEAIHQIAAHCQDIACIIGAPVKNSDPEGKELYNTAVFIEHGAVRNIVKKGLLPDYDVFDEYRYFEPSRRFDCIELNGVKIALTICEDLWDDDEGGNSYVGDPMAELRKENPDLLINIAASPFSYTHFDERIKVLSQQVTKSGRPLIYVNQIGAHMDIIFDGRSIALNNEGTKIAELKSFEEDLQFVTYHQQNITSTTASSKESITELALIHDALILGLRDYFQKSGFKKAVLGLSGGLDSALVAALACEALGADNVLAILMPSVYSSDHSIKDAMDLVNNTGCKHYIVPIKDIANAFEHSLAPLFEGLQPDTTEENIQARARAVILMAASNKFGNILLNTSNKSEAAVGYGTLYGDMAGSISVIGDVYKSKAYDLARYINREREIIPVNTIEKAPSAELRPDQKDSDSLPEYDLLDQILFELIENEKAGSEVVAMGFEKSLVERVCKLVNNAEFKRFQAPPILRVSPKAFGPGRQIPLVAKYPY; from the coding sequence ATGAAAATAGCTTTAGCACAATTGAATTACCATATCGGTAATTTTGAAGCAAATACTAAAAAAATAATTAGCGCGATCCAACAGGCCAAAGAAGCAACAGCCGATCTTATTATTTTTGCCGAACTTGCAATTGGTGGTTATCCTGCCAAGGATCTTTTGCGAAGTAAGGCCTTTAAACGTCAATGCGATGAAGCTATTCATCAAATCGCTGCTCATTGTCAGGATATCGCCTGTATCATCGGAGCACCCGTCAAAAACAGTGATCCTGAGGGCAAAGAGCTTTATAATACCGCTGTATTTATTGAGCATGGGGCAGTCCGAAACATTGTTAAAAAAGGCCTTTTGCCCGATTACGATGTATTTGATGAATATCGTTATTTTGAACCCAGCAGACGTTTTGATTGTATCGAGTTGAACGGCGTAAAAATCGCCTTAACCATATGTGAAGATTTGTGGGATGATGACGAAGGGGGCAATTCTTACGTTGGAGACCCCATGGCAGAGTTGAGAAAAGAAAATCCAGACCTCCTCATCAACATTGCGGCATCCCCTTTTTCCTATACCCATTTTGATGAACGGATCAAGGTCCTCAGCCAACAGGTAACAAAGTCTGGCAGACCGCTAATTTATGTCAATCAAATTGGCGCTCACATGGATATTATCTTTGACGGCCGTTCAATCGCCCTGAATAATGAAGGAACAAAAATTGCTGAACTAAAAAGCTTTGAAGAAGATCTTCAATTTGTCACCTATCATCAACAAAATATAACCTCCACCACAGCTTCTTCGAAAGAGTCTATAACTGAGCTGGCTCTTATACATGATGCATTGATCCTTGGCCTACGTGATTATTTTCAAAAATCTGGTTTCAAAAAGGCGGTTTTAGGTCTGTCCGGCGGGCTAGATTCGGCCTTAGTTGCCGCTTTGGCCTGCGAGGCTCTGGGTGCCGATAATGTATTAGCCATACTGATGCCATCGGTCTACTCTTCCGACCATTCGATAAAAGATGCAATGGATCTCGTCAACAATACCGGTTGCAAACATTATATCGTTCCGATCAAAGATATTGCCAATGCCTTCGAACATAGTTTAGCTCCTCTTTTTGAAGGGCTGCAGCCAGATACGACTGAAGAGAATATTCAAGCGCGCGCACGTGCGGTAATTCTGATGGCCGCTTCCAATAAATTCGGCAATATTTTACTCAATACATCCAACAAAAGTGAGGCTGCTGTAGGATATGGTACACTCTATGGTGATATGGCAGGTTCCATCTCTGTAATCGGTGATGTTTACAAATCCAAAGCCTACGATTTAGCGCGCTATATCAATCGAGAAAGGGAGATCATTCCAGTCAATACCATTGAAAAAGCACCCTCTGCGGAACTTCGACCCGATCAAAAAGATTCGGACTCGCTACCCGAATACGATCTATTGGATCAAATCCTCTTTGAACTTATCGAAAATGAGAAAGCGGGATCTGAGGTTGTAGCAATGGGCTTTGAAAAATCGTTAGTAGAAAGGGTATGTAAATTGGTTAATAATGCGGAATTCAAACGTTTTCAAGCTCCGCCTATCCTGCGTGTTAGTCCAAAAGCTTTTGGTCCAGGAAGACAGATTCCGTTGGTGGCAAAATATCCCTATTAA
- a CDS encoding transposase yields the protein MDNHPVSAQLVGLFFQMDGKQLQDQYKNHLSDFQDWDQKPHAEQWTLFPDNISEHLSIDETSFSNGELYTIVSSKSAKGRKGTILATIRGTKAEDIIAVLERIPLKLRNKVREVTMDMAPNMAKAIRRCFRNARRVIDRFHVQKLAYDAVQELRIKYRWEVLDAESKKIMESRKRGIPYDPELLPNGDTLKQLLARSRHLLFKHPSRWSESQKRRAELLFIRFPKLKQAYDLGVALGDIFNKCRDKKVAFTKLGLWHNQVENAGIASFESVARSIAAHHQYILHYFDNRSTNASAKSFNAKLKAFRSVFRGVRDTTFFLYRVMKLYA from the coding sequence AATGGACGGTAAGCAACTACAGGATCAATACAAGAACCATCTCAGTGACTTCCAGGACTGGGACCAAAAGCCACACGCAGAGCAATGGACCCTTTTTCCTGATAACATATCGGAACACCTGAGCATCGATGAGACCAGCTTTAGCAACGGTGAACTTTACACGATCGTAAGCAGTAAATCAGCAAAGGGCAGGAAGGGAACCATATTGGCTACCATAAGAGGGACAAAGGCGGAAGATATTATTGCTGTATTAGAGCGCATTCCACTTAAACTAAGGAACAAAGTTAGGGAAGTAACGATGGATATGGCCCCCAATATGGCAAAGGCTATCCGTAGGTGTTTCAGAAATGCCAGAAGGGTTATCGATCGGTTTCATGTACAAAAACTTGCTTATGATGCTGTTCAGGAACTCCGTATCAAATACCGATGGGAAGTCTTAGATGCAGAAAGCAAAAAAATAATGGAATCGCGAAAACGGGGTATCCCATATGACCCCGAGTTGTTGCCTAATGGTGATACGCTCAAACAGCTATTAGCTAGGTCGAGACACCTCCTGTTCAAGCATCCAAGTCGATGGTCGGAAAGCCAAAAACGCCGTGCAGAACTGCTGTTCATCAGGTTTCCCAAGCTAAAACAGGCTTATGATCTTGGAGTTGCCTTAGGTGACATCTTCAATAAATGCAGGGATAAAAAAGTTGCTTTCACAAAGTTAGGACTGTGGCACAACCAGGTTGAGAACGCGGGTATTGCTTCATTCGAGAGTGTCGCAAGATCCATTGCAGCACATCATCAATACATTCTCCACTACTTCGACAATAGAAGCACCAATGCATCCGCAAAGTCCTTCAATGCAAAACTCAAAGCTTTCAGGAGCGTCTTCCGTGGAGTAAGGGATACAACATTCTTCCTGTACAGAGTGATGAAATTGTATGCTTAA